Within the Mustela lutreola isolate mMusLut2 chromosome 2, mMusLut2.pri, whole genome shotgun sequence genome, the region CCATCGAGGTGGGGCTCAGTCTACCTTCACATTCATTGCACGATTAAGTGTATTTCGGGAAAACATACTCTCTCTGAATTCTTGTATTTCCTTTAACCGCAGGTTCAAAATCTTCTAGCAGGAGTCGATAAAACGAAGAAACGAGGACACACACAGCAACCGCACGTTCACACCCTCGGTGCCTTGGGCTCCCCAAGAGAAAAGGAAGTTGGAGAAGAGCAGTCGGGAGAAAAAGCAATCCGCAGTAAAGATCTGAGAGCAACCAGACCAATGGGAAAATCCGAAAATGGAAAAAGAACGTTTCTGAAACTTGCTCTTTCCCCAAGTTATTATGTGAAGAGGAACCTGGTAGGCTTGGAGTCTGTGTGAGGCATCTGTGTGTCCACATATAGAACAAATAACTTGCTTTAATCTCATTCAACACTTCATTCCCAAGGTTTGTGAGTGAGGGTCGCCAATCACTAGGAGAAATGTATCCCCACACCCACAGGCAGTCTGAAGAACGGAACAGACAAAACTAGGAAGCATCTACTGGTACAGTAATATAAGCAGACACACAACACAAACCCTCTGCTTAGGTGTTTCAGGTCATACCCACCCTAAAGAACCACAGAAATGCCTAGAGTTTCAACCTTGAGAACACGGTTTCCTCCTCACTGATACATCCAGAGGGGTGAGTCCCAAGACCAGTGTGGCCGGAACTCCCAGGAAAGACCATAGAGCACTGCCAAGGGCCAGCCTGGTCTATCTCGCTCTGGGACCTCAGAACAGCAGACCTTTCCTCACATATCCAGTCTTGGCCCTCTAAgaccaggaaaggaaggagagagaagatttAGGAAAGTAACAGTCACAGCTCCCCTGGGACCAGTAACCCTTACCCACGAGgctctgccccatccctccaCTGTGGGAGGATGGCAGGGGGGCTATGTATAGGAGGGGAAGTTCTGAGGACCCACTTTATTTTAATACAAGTCACAAGATGGATCTGATGCTTTTCCTCCTattaactgaacattaaaaatagagacaGACGATGTGGAGTCCTGAGTCCCGAGATAAAGGCACAACCAAAGTCATACCATGAATCCCCAAGAGCACCCATTAAAAAGAgtcctgggcacctggctggctcagtcagaagaacacgggactcctgatcttgggggttgtaagttcgagtcccacactgggtaaagagattactaaaatagataaacttgaaaaaaaaattttaataagaaaataaaatgagagtgcAAACTGACTAAAAACCATAATGAAAACGCAATAAAGGGATACTTCCTAAATGCAAAAAAATCATCTGTTACaatatcattcatttttaaaatttacaacatTACCCAGCATCTTTTTAGGTATCAGGCACTTTTGGGTATATTATACACATGTAACCTATCAATTATCTAGTAATATTAATAATTGGACtgtcttttaaattatataattagtaCCAAATTTTCACACATATTATTTTTTGTGAACTTCATACAATCCCATAAggtatcctaattttttttttttaagattttacttatttatttgagggatagagatcacaagcaggcagagagagaggaggaagcaggttccctgctgatcagagagcccaatgcggggctcgatcccaggaccctgggatcatgacctgagctgaaggcagaggctttaagactaagcctcccaggcgccccaagtttgtTCTTTTCAAGCGCGAGCAGGTACATCTGGTGTTTAAATTCACTGCGATGATCAAGCACTTGCTGAAACTGCAGGGTTGTATCACACTAAATTCACAAATTTCCCTATCAGGGGAGATAGAAAGAAGACCTCCAAATAATTTGCCACAATTAGTAAGAAACCGacagcttggggcgcctgggtggctcagtgggttaaagcctctgcctttggctcaggtcatgatcccaggacgctgggatcgagccccacatcgggctgtccgctctgcggagagcctgcttcctcctctctctctttctaccggcctctctgcctacttgtgatctctgtctgtcaaataaataaataaaatctaaaaaaaaaaaaaaaaaaaaaaaaaagaaaccgacAGCTTGGCAAAAGCAAAGGGGTTAGCAGGAGGAAACACCCCAGAGAATTTGGCAAACTGCCCAAACCAGATAACAACCACAGGCATCAAATGCAGACAAAGTCCAGGAAAACTCCTGAATACCTTCCCAGCTCCGCGGGCATTTTCCTTTTAGACACCCCTAAGCCCTAGGAACTGAACTCGGAGCCCCTTCTGCCACAAGATGGCAGACATCTGCACGAATGAAAGGAAACTTGGGATTGTTCCCATCCAAACATTCCCTGAGAAAGACCCGGATCAAAACAAAGGTCTTTAATCCCAAATGAATCAACTGTGGTTTCCAAACACACTCTTGATACATGAAAGAGTGACCCTTTGCCCCCTAACGTGGATAGGCCGTGACCTTTCAGACAGAACAACTTCTAAACTCCAAcagtcttccctccttcccttgcaCACAAACCCCCAAAATACCAGTTATACTTGGATATCTTTAAGATGGTTCCCGACCCCGAAGGCtaaagagaaacagagatcaaAATCGAGACCACGGAGAAACAACAGGGACACCATTTGGAAGAGAGACGACCGAGGTGTCCCCTTCCGCCGGAGCAGACACTCACCTCGGCCACAGGCAGCAAGTAAAGAGGTGTTAAGGCAGGAACTTGTTTTATGTCACAGTTTAGGCCGAGCGTTGTCAGGATCTCCCTAAGGACTTCATATCTTCTGATATTGCTTGATTTGAGCAGATCAAAGTCTTCCGGGGCTCGCACCGCTGCAGAACTGGGAGGCAGTTCTAAGTGCGCCTGAGGGAAAAAGACACCAATTCGTTAAGTCGTGAATTGGGGACACCTGCCGACCTTAGGAGAAACAGCCTCCTAACCTGTGTTTCTGAAAACCTCAGCAGAAATCCTTCTGATCATCAACAGTATGTAAACGTTGAACTTGACCGTTTGGAGAGTCATGACAAGCAGTAAAAAGATTCAAAGGAGCCGACTGAAATCGCGGCTGTCGGGCGGAAAGGCGGTGCTGGAACATGAGCCTGGACAGGAATCAGACTCTGTCTGGGTTCCGACTTGTACCACTAACCAGCCGGGGgaccctgggcaagttgcttaacttgATTAGTTGACAGaccacaaaccataagagactcttaatgcttactgagggttgctggaggcgtggggtggctgggtgatggccaCTGGAGAGGGTAcgtgttgtggtgagtgctgtgaattgtatgaGAATGATGAATCACGGACATGTGCCCCAGAAATAAGTGATgcattatgttaaaaaaagaaacaaaaaaaaacttagaaataggATTGTGCTGAGACGCCAACTAAAGTCACTCTtgaagaggcgcctgggtggttcagtgggttaagcctctgccttcagctcaggtcatgatctcagggtcctgggatcgagtcccgcatcaggctctctgctcagtggggagcctgcttcctcctctttctctgcctgcctcgctgcctacttgtgatctcagtctgtcaaataaataaaatctttaaaaaataataataataataaagtcgcTCTTGAACTCCAGGAGGCGCGATGGGTCATTTGAAAACTCGCACCCTACATGTAAGTCATGACCACCGGGAAACAATATCAGGAAGGAGAGGAACATCGTTCACCTTTGTAAGCGTGTTTGCAGGCATTCAAATCGAAGAAGTGGGGTTTGAGGGACCCCAGAAATGCCcgtcccaccaccctctctcacCTGGATTGAATTTAAGATTCAGGACTTCATTTATCTAGTTCAGGTTTTGTGGtccacttaaaattaaaacagcCCCATCTAGCGgcgcctgggaggttcagtcagttcagcatctgccttgggctcaggtcttgatttcagggtttctgggaccgagccccacatcgggctcccttctcagcaggagtctgcttatccctctgcccctccccctgctcatgctctctctctctctaataaataaaatctttttaaaaaacaataataaaagagCCCCACAAATCAACTGTCTTGTTCTGAAGGAACATGCTAGAACTTCCAGCTCCTTTCAGCTAGAAATTTCCAATCAGTGGTATGTGCTTTGGTATAAAGAAACAGACTAGAACTTCTCGTCCTCTTGAGATCAAATTTTAACTGGCCATTAGAGCCTTGGAAGGTGCCAGAATACTGAGCAACCTAAGCAtgttggctttattttatttcgCTTTTGCCAGGGATGAGCTGTGGATTTCTGTTGTACTCAGAGCTCCTGAACTGATGTTACAGGAGcatgatgaaaacaaaaagcaagaggTCAGCCTTCAGGCAATGTAATCTCTCTCAATTCCCACCAAAGACTTAACCAAGTCAAAAACACTGTCCAAATGTCCTGTCCAAAATGGTCCAAATGTGCAAAGCTGATGCCAATTTTGAAAAGGTTCATAGAGACGGTCCAGCATGTCCCACGCTACGGCAGGCCAGCGGAGGGCTGTTCCTGTCGTCCAGGGGCAGGAGTGAGTCTGTCCTCCAAACAGCTGTGGAGAGAGACTCAGCAGAGGAGGGAAATCCTTCAAGGCATCCGATTCCGGGTCCCTTTCATCCCTTCATTCTCTCCCTAACTGCGGCCTCTCCTCCCCAGCGGACAAAGCCAGTGGTTCTCCTGGAGATGACCCCTTACAGGTGGCAGAAATAAAATGAGTGATGTTCTTCCCCGACCTGGGCCCAGAGGAGAGGGCGTGAGCGTGAGGAATGGCACACGAGCACCCCAGGCTGAGTGAACACAGAAGATCCAAGAAGCACCCGGAGTGAGATATGTGGAACCCACAGTCACACATGAGCGAGGcccaggaggaaaaggagggCTCACCCTACAAGCAGACCTCCAGAGCTCCAGGAGGTAAGAGAGAGGACAGCCACCGGGGGCCTgggggctcagcgggttaggtgtctaccttcagctccggtcacgatctcagggtcctgggatcaaaccccacgtcaggcttcctgctcagggggactctgcttctccctctccctctgcccctcctgcttgtgttctctctcgctctctttctcaaataaataaaatcttttaaaaaaattaagaggggctcctggatggctcagtgggttaaagcctctgccttcagctcaggtcacgatcccagggtcctgagatggagacccgcatcgggctctctgctcattggggagcctgcttcctcctctctctctctctctctgcctgcctctctgcctacttgtgatctctctctgtcaaataaataaataaaatcttaaaaaaataaaaattttaaaattttaagaaagaatgaatgaacaaccACTGGCATTGTGTGAGGAGGGCTTTTGCAGGCTTTGGACAGTTGCTGCTTTGACAACAGAAGCAGTGAGACCTCCTCCTGCCCTATACCTCAGGTCCCAGGACGGACAGCGCCTGCTTCGGGATTTGCACTCCTGTTCCTCCGTGGGCCCCAACACACGCCTCATCCCCCAGCTAGAATACTGTTGCCATACTGATGGGCCCATTTCTACACCTCGGCTTCTTGTAAAGTTAAGGCCTTTTGAACTAAAACGTCTCCAATCCCAGATGGACGGAGTGGAAGGCGGTTAGCTGCTTGTCGGCAGCATCTAGTGGGTAGCAGGCCGCTAACACCCTACAGGGCATGGCCCGGAGGGCTCCATGACAAAACGGGATCCGCCTGAAACGTCAGCAGCGCCAGGGATGAGGAAATAAAGTACTTTTAAGTCCATGTGGGCAACTTCGTGCCAAAGTCCTGGTCCATTCAATGATCCAATGTCAGCATTAACCTTCAGCCGTAAACCTCCCCTGCAAACGCAATCGTCACAGCAAGCACACCAGAACGTCCTTCCTCCTCGTGACGGGCAGTCAAGGCGTGCCCAGGCCGCTCCTTGGCCGCCAGACCACCGCCCACCGCACGGCTGTGGTTTGCCCTTGAAGTGCTCTGCCCCTCTTACTGGGTTACATCATTACTCAATTTATTAGAGATGAAGACTGTGAAATTGACCAGGGAAAGAGGAAACTAACCAGCCCACGGGAACATTCACTGGCCGCTCCCGGCGGCGAGGTATtgtctgagccaaaagcagtgacCCTGTCACACAGAGACTGGAAGTCATTTAAAATCAAAAACGACATTCTAATCCTCTGAATCTGATTTTTGAAGCTGCATcgtattgcctttttttttttttctagaccaATGCCTGCAGTATCAAATTTTATGACGGTAACGGGGTCAATTTAAATGGTGCGGCAAGTGCAGTGGCCACGTCACTCAGAGAATGGATTGCAGCGGTGCCGAATCAATTTTCTAGTACAAGTCTGCGCACCGGGGTGGTAAAAGTCACTATTCAAAACTGAAATACGGCTCTAGGAAGTCGGGTTTTTAAGTGGATTTTCTGAGAATGCACGGTTGCTATAGTTACCATCTTCACAGAGAAATGATAAGAGGAACATGTATTAGGCCTCCAAATGGATTCATGTGCTTTGCGGCCTACGTGAAACCTGCTTGGCTTGTATCGTTCATCTATCCTGCTGTCCAGATTTCTTAATTATATGCATCTTTGCCTGAGCATTATCTTAAGAACAAATGAATGGGCTTTAGGATAGTAAAGGAAGAAATTTATGACCCCCTGAAGAATGTTTGGTCAGAAAAGCCAAGAGTCTTAGCTCCTAGGACAgcatatgaaatgaaaataaataacaagaaaaggAGACGATTCtccaactcaattaaaaaaaaaaaaaaatccctataataaaataaaatctctaacaCTCATCCTGGGAACTACTTTGGATAAAATATCTGCATCTACTTAACTTTCTGTTTAGATAACAAATCCTTAAGCACAAGGGCTCATCTAACTCTAACAAAAACTTTCCACCTTAAAGCATTAAAAAGTTTGCagtcgaggggcgcctgggtggctcagtggttaagccgctgccttcggctcaggtcatgatctcagggtcctgggatcgagtcccgcatcgggctctctgctcggcagggagcctgcttcctcctctctctctctgcctgcctctctacctacttgtgatttctctctgtcaaataaataaataaaatctttaaaaaaaaaaaaaaaaaagtttgcagtcGATGATCAGGAATTTGGAAACAGTCTATCCTGCTCCCACCGGCttcacaaacaaaaaaaggaacaggaaaaagaaagtgggaaCAAAAAATCAGGAGATGAGCCAAAGGATTTGGGAAGGGGGGGTAGCctgtcccttcctttccctttccactTTCTCCTCACCTATATAGAGCTGAGCCTTGAACAactgtgggggtgaggggcaccgGCCTCTCTGTGCAGTGGAAAGTCCGCATATAACTTCAactctccaaaaacttaactactaacagcctaGTGTTAACCGGGAGCCTCACCGATAACATGATCAATCattttgtatattatacatattatatactctattcttacaataaagtaagctgcAGAAAACTATTCAGAAAACCATGCAGAACAGAGAATACATTCACAGTACTATATCGTATTTAACCCAAAAATGCCGCACAAGTGGACCCACGTGGTTCAAAGccatgttattcaagggtcagTTGTATTAATGTGCCATAAATTTAAGCCGCTTCAATATCCTACCTGAAATTTTCTCGGCACTTAAAGACTGACAAAATCATGAAAGAACTAGGACTTGGTAAGTTTTCCACACTCACTACTGCACAGTTGGTGGGCATTCACACAACCCCCGCCATCGACTACAAGGTTGTAATGTGAGGGTTATTAGCACCAAAAATCACCAGCCCAAGGTGCTCTCAACTCCCCACATTAATTAAAAGGTTTGAGTATATCAACCACAGTGTGCTTTGAGATAAGAGAGTAGACAAATGCATTTTGGAAAGCTTATTACCAGCATAGATCAAAATGAGAGAATTTTCTAACTCTCGGTTAACCAGCAGCCCTTAATCAGCCACGACACCTTCTGCTTTGTTCCTCCATCCCGAGTGTTTTGGTGAAATCGGATATTCATGTGGCAGGAAAGCCCTCATCTAAACCTATTCAGCATCAGCAAAAACTCCCAGCCAGGGATCCGAAGTGCCCCACAGAGCACAGACTCTTAACCCTTTTGGTGTTCGGTCTTAAAGAGCAAACTCGCTGTCAGGTCCCCAGAGATCCCCACACGATGCCAGCTCCGTACCTGGCAAAGGACAGCTTCTCCTCCATGTTCTCCGAAAGGCACCTGCACTATCAGCCTGTCCTTGTCTTCATTCTCCAGGTGACCCTGGAGCTTGCCCAGGCTGCGGCGCTCCCCGGGGCCTTCCTCGTAAACGTAGCCACTGCTCAGGATACTGAGCTTCACCTGGGTCTGGTCAGCCTTGGAGAAAACCAAGTTCTGGACTGTTTCCTGGAGCACGCTCTTCCTCACCACCTGGAAGCCAGCAAACGCAAAGGATGAACACAGGCCTAACACCTTCCCTCCCTGGGAAAGGTAGGCCATGAACTTCTGGGCCAGGTCTTCGGGAATAGCCTCCCGGGTGGCAACGACCAACAACAGACAGTTGTCTGACCACGGGTCTCTGAGAGCACTTTCCCGTGACAGGTGGTAGAGTGTATAGCTGTTAGCGTCCACACAGTCAGCCAGAACAGACCGGATCTCCTGGAACCTGCCCAGGGATTCCTGGGGGGCAGAGCCCACATAGAAGAGAATGTTGGGGGCCTTTCCCGTGACGTTgactctcctcccttctctctccaggTGGGTGTCACCAGCAACATCCTCCAAACTGCCACTGTGATCGTAGGGAAGATCTGGAATGTTCTCTGCAGATGCAAACTTGACAGATTCGATGGTGCTGTTCTCAAGCTCGAGACACTCGTGGCAGCTAGACAGATGGAGGGGACAGTGCTCGACGGAGCCCACTTCTCTGTCACGGTCCCCAGCAGGCTCGCTGCCAGAGGCACCCCCTTTCCCCAGAGTGGGTTCTGCACCAAGAACCTTGGGGTCCTCTCTACCCACACATGCCATAACATCGGACTCAGGCTGAGTCTCAGTGGAAGGTTTGGGATTCAGCTTTAGGGTCTGGGCTTGCTGGTCTGAGGCCTGATCCTCAAGGGCCTTCAGAGTACAGTCCTGCAGGTGCACCGCTAAAACACGAACAGAAAAGACAATCATCAGTTCAAAACCAGCCGGCGCTCTCTGCACTCCGTGACACCCGTTGCAGGGCAGCCTGCCCTCGGCGCCCACCTGCATCCCCACCACAAGTCTGCGGCCTTCACTGGAACCTCTCCGTCGGAACCGGAACCCGGCACTGCTCCCACCTTCTGGGAGGGTGCGCCCAACCTTCCCCGGAGTGAAATTCCAAATCCCACATCTCCACAACACCTTTCCCTTGTGAATCAGGAAGCCCCAGGTCCCTTTCCCGGCTGGCGAACAAAGTGGGAGATGTGAGAGGGAACTACCTACTTACTTACAGAATCGACTGCTTGGGTGTCAGTCTCctataaggaaactgagaaacaAAAAAGGCACACATCTAGCATACCCAGGCAGAGCCCACGCAGAAGGGGCTGTTGGGAGGGACACTTCTTAGGATCAGTGTGGGGGAAAGGGTTGTCCCAGGATCCTATCTCAGGACCTGAATAGAAGTTTACAATCACTGATTCAAAACACACTGATGGGCCCTTGCTACGCACCTGACATCGTATCAGGCACACGAACATGCCAAATGGGGAGATTAAATGAGTTACAAGATTTCCGGAGCTGGTAACACTCATTTGCTCAAGATACCAATGAAGACTTTCAAGGACATAGAAACTCAATTTTTAAGTCTaattaagaaagaatattttgggggcgcctgggtggctcagtggattgaggcctctgccttcggctcaggtcatgatctcagggtcctgggatcgagccccacatcaggctctctgctcagcagggagcctgcttcccttcctctctctctctgcctgcctctctgcctgct harbors:
- the HLCS gene encoding biotin--protein ligase isoform X3 gives rise to the protein MADGLVPQKIVSVHLQDCTLKALEDQASDQQAQTLKLNPKPSTETQPESDVMACVGREDPKVLGAEPTLGKGGASGSEPAGDRDREVGSVEHCPLHLSSCHECLELENSTIESVKFASAENIPDLPYDHSGSLEDVAGDTHLEREGRRVNVTGKAPNILFYVGSAPQESLGRFQEIRSVLADCVDANSYTLYHLSRESALRDPWSDNCLLLVVATREAIPEDLAQKFMAYLSQGGKVLGLCSSFAFAGFQVVRKSVLQETVQNLVFSKADQTQVKLSILSSGYVYEEGPGERRSLGKLQGHLENEDKDRLIVQVPFGEHGGEAVLCQAHLELPPSSAAVRAPEDFDLLKSSNIRRYEVLREILTTLGLNCDIKQVPALTPLYLLPVAEEIWDPLRQWLGKHADPEGVVKSSKLSLKFLSSYTSEMEITPSALPVVTDVEAFSSENFNLDIYRQNLQTQRLGKVILFAEVAPTTMNLLDGLMFEIPQEMGLIAIAVRQTQGKGRGANAWLSPLGCALSTLLISIPLRSQLGQRIPFVQHLMSLAVVEAVRSIPEYQDINLRVKWPNDIYYSDLMKLGGVLVNSTLLGETFYILIGCGFNVSNSNPTICINDLITEYNKQHNAELKPLRTDSLIARTVTVLEKLIDTFQDKGPNGVLPLYYKYWIHSGQRVRLGGLEGPEVWIIGLDDSGFLQVEEKDGKVVTVHPDGNSFDMLRNLILPKQQ
- the HLCS gene encoding biotin--protein ligase isoform X2, encoding MLITLCYLYLWARWGRRPAALVRATVQRLRASRCSFTFCGAAARPRDARVCLSRGGRVFCVGESQSIDDLNKWALFLVSPFILEAEHIAFVTESIWVQGDSLQRPSSSSETTVKWSDCCLPLAYRPGDPYQLIAEASVDDFSKLGVAFLEDRLQMADGLVPQKIVSVHLQDCTLKALEDQASDQQAQTLKLNPKPSTETQPESDVMACVGREDPKVLGAEPTLGKGGASGSEPAGDRDREVGSVEHCPLHLSSCHECLELENSTIESVKFASAENIPDLPYDHSGSLEDVAGDTHLEREGRRVNVTGKAPNILFYVGSAPQESLGRFQEIRSVLADCVDANSYTLYHLSRESALRDPWSDNCLLLVVATREAIPEDLAQKFMAYLSQGGKVLGLCSSFAFAGFQVVRKSVLQETVQNLVFSKADQTQVKLSILSSGYVYEEGPGERRSLGKLQGHLENEDKDRLIVQVPFGEHGGEAVLCQAHLELPPSSAAVRAPEDFDLLKSSNIRRYEVLREILTTLGLNCDIKQVPALTPLYLLPVAEEIWDPLRQWLGKHADPEGVVKSSKLSLKFLSSYTSEMEITPSALPVVTDVEAFSSENFNLDIYRQNLQTQRLGKVILFAEVAPTTMNLLDGERHSERGTTSGGSGRGRSRLPAEQRARRGAPSQDPRITTCAEGRRSTTEPPRSATLFDTFSSPLCGFTLYPRL